TTATCTCTCCCCACGTCATATTGATAATGCGATCGACTTTACCCACCAAAAATCCTTGCACGGTGCGGTTGTATTCAGTGATGATCAAGTTACATTCTGCCGTCATCTCCAACGGGCGAAAACCAATGGCTTCACGTAAATTAATCACCGGAATAGATTCGCCTCGGATCGTCGCAATCCCGATTATTTTTTCATGTGCATTAGGTAATTTATTTAAACGAGGCATCGGTACCACCTCTTTAACTTTAAACACATTTATTGCAAATAATTGGTTACCCTGTAATTGAAAGAGTAATAATTCTAGTCGATTTTGTCCCACTAAATTGGTGCGTTTATCTACAGTTTCAATCATACTTGCCATGTTAATCTTCCTACTTGCCAATAATGTGTTTAAGCGTAGTTAACATTTTCGACAATGGAAGTCAGTGTATTCTATTTTATATGGTTAATATGATCCGCATCTTATTATCTTCACTTTCAGACTCCGGGCTCAATAACAAAAAAGCCTTTTGTAAGTACAAAAGGCTTTTTTGGAGGCATCTATTACTAAATGATAACTTTATAAATAATGAATGATTTGATTAGAACTACCTCGCCAAGCTAAATTGGGATCAGCGAGTTCTTGAATAAATTTTCCATCTATCAACACATCAATATAGGTTAATACTTGTCGCTGGCGCGCATCGAGTTCATCCCGTTTATAACCCGTCCAAACCCAAATATCTTTATCAATACATTGCGCTTTAACGCGTTGCACCAGTTGTAAGACGGCATCTATATTTAAAGGGTGCAAAGGATCGCCTCCAGACAGGGTTAACCCTTGCTTTTTTATACGCGTATCGTTTAAATCTTTAATGATTTGATCTTCCATTGCCATATCAAATAGATGACCAGAGCAAAGAGACCACGTTGATTTATTGTAGCAACCTCGACATGCATGCACGCAACCCGAGACAAAAAGAGTGCAACGCGTGCCCACTCCATTTATCACATCTACCGGGTAATACTGACCATAATTCATTATAAATGTTTTACCCTACGTTTCACTTCTTCTTGTTTACCTTCATTAAACGGGCGCGCATCGGGGCTACCTAAATAGCCACAAACACGGCGAATAACAGATACTTTTTCAGCATCTGAATTGCCACAACTAGGGCAAACAAAGCCTTTACTGGTACAATCAAACTCACCATGAAAACCACACTCATAACAGTCATCTATGGGTGTATTGGTCCCGTAATAAGGCACGCGGCTGTAACTATAATCCCAAACATCCTCTAACGCTTTTAAGTTGTTTTGCATATTTGGATACTCGCCGTAGCAAATAAACCCGCCACTTGCGATGTCAGGATAACGCATTTCAAAGTCTAATTTATCGTACGGGTTAACTGCTTTTTCAACATCTAGGTGAAAACTGTTGGTGTAATAGCCTTTATCCGTCACACCTTTAATGATACCGAACTGTTTTGCATCTAGGCGGCAAAAACGGTCGCATAAGTTTTCAGAAGGTGTGGAATATAAACTAAATGCATAACCACTTTCTTGCGTCCAACCCTCGGTGGCTTGTTTTAAATATTGCACCATTTTTAATGCTTTTTCTTGTTTGATAGGATCATCAAAAAGATCTTTTTCAATACCAAATAAGGCATTACTCGCCTCATGCACGCCAATATAACCCAGTGAAATTGAAGCGCGTCCATTTTTAAAGATATCAGCGACACAGTCGTCCGCTTTTAAACGCACACCACAAGCCCCTTCCATATATAAGATAGGTGCAACGCTCGCTTTCACGTCTGACAAACGTTCTATACGTGTATCCAATGCTTTTTTAGCAATTTTCAAACTGGCATCTAATAATACATAAAATTGTTTTTCATCGCCGTTAGCTTGTAATGCAACGCGAGGCAAATTAATACTCACCACACCTAAGTTATTACGTCCATCATGAATAAGCTCACCATTTTCTTCATAGGTACCTAAGAAACTACGACAACCCATAGGCGTTTTAAACGATCCTGTTACCGAAACCACTTTATCAAAGTTTAAAATATCTGGGTACATACGTTTTGATGCACACTCTAGGGCAAGTTGTTTAATATCATAGTTGGCATCATTAGGTTTTAAGTTCAATCCCTCTTTTATCGCAAACACTAATTTAGGGAAAACAGCCGTTTTTTTGTTTTTACCTAAACCTGCCATGCGAATTTTAAAAATAGAGGTTTGAATTAATCGCGCTTCCCATGAAGTACCTAAACCAAAACCGAAAGTCACAAAGGGAGTCTGCCCATTGGCGGTATGTAACGTATTTACTTCATACTCAAGCGATTGAAATGCGTCGTAACATTCTTTTTCTGTTTGTGCGATCGCATATTCTTCGACGTCTTTAATGCCCCATTTTTTCGCTGTTGCTAAATGTTTTTGGTGACTTTTAGTGACATAAGGCGCAAGTGTCGTATCGATACCATTAATCGTTGTGCCACCATAAATGTGGCTTGCGACCTGCGCTATAATTTGCGCGGTTACCGCCGTTGCGGTTGAAATTGATTTAGGCTCTTCTATTTCAGCGTTACCCATTTTAAAACCTTGGGTAAACATGCCTTTAACATCAATAAGCATACAGTTAAACATCGGGAAAAAAGGCGCATAATCGAGATCATGGTAATGTATTTCACCGGCTTCATGAGCGCGCACAACGTCACGAGGTAAAATATAAGATTTGGCATAATGCTTGGCGACGATACCCGCAAGTAAGTCGCGCTGCGTTGGAATCACTTTACTGTCTTTATTAGCATTCTCATTTAATAGTGACGCATTACTTTGCTCAATCAGGCCATGTATTTCACTATTTAGTTGGCTTTTACGTTCTCGGGCGATATCTCTGTCATGGCGATATTCAATATAGACTCGTGCTAATTCAATATGACCACTTTTCATCAAGCTTGCTTCAACCGCATCTTGAATATGATGAATATCTACTTCTTTTTGTCCCTGTAGACGCAACTCAACCTCTTTGGCTATTGCAAATGCATCGACGTCTTTACAACGTGCGGCCCCAGATGCTTTTAAAATCGCTTCTGCGATACGCAATGCATTAAAAGGAACTTGACTACCATCTCGCTTAATAACTACAGGTTTCATTTTTGACTCCAAACAGTAAGTAACACTACATCTTGTGGTGCAGGATTATACATAACACTACATATAGATATGTTGATGCATATCAACTTTTTTGAGATGTAAAAATATATCTAAATTTAGAAGATTTTACTTGCACTTTTTGTACCTATTAATTCACGTTTACATCTATTGATAGTGATGACTCACGCTCAAAAAAAATATAAATAAAAAATCTTAGTGCACTTGTTATTATTAGCGGAGTAGTTTGGTATAATTAATTCTACTGATGGTAAAACAATTCTAACCCGCTCCGGATCACACTCTAATGACTGATTATTTTTTACTCTTTTTTGGCACCGTGCTCGTCAATAACTTTGTGTTAGTCAAATTTCTTGGCTTATGCCCAGTTATGGGCGTCTCAAATAAAGTTGAAACCGCGGTGGGTATGTCCTTTGCGACGACGTTTGTTTTAACATTAACAGCAGCCTTATCCTATATTGTAAATAGCTACCTTTTGCAGCCTCTGCATTTAATGTATTTGCAAACCTTAAGCTTTATTCTCGTTATCGCCGTTGTTGTACAATTTACAGAAATGGTCATGCATAAAACCAGTCCCACTTTATATCGACTGTTAGGTATTTTCCTGCCTTTGATCACCACAAATTGTGCCATTTTAGGCTTGGCATTACTTAATATTAATGCCGAGCACAATTTTGTTGAATCGATTGTTTATGGCTTTAGTGCTGGCGTTGGTTTTTCTCTGGTTTTAGTTCTATTTTCATCCATGCGCGAACGTTTAGCCGCCTCTGACGTACCCTTACCTTTTCAAGGCTCCTCAATTGCAATGATCACAGCCGGGTTAATGGCCCTCGCCTTTATGGGTTTCACAGGTCTGATCAAATGATGGAACAAACAAAATGCTTATAAATATTGCAATTGCCATTTTTACACTCGGCTTATTAGGTGCGATTTTTGGGGTGTTATTAGGCTACTCATCGATCCGTTTTAAAGTTAAATCTGATCCTATTGTTGAAGAGCTTGATGCCCTTTTACCACAAACA
The sequence above is a segment of the Psychromonas sp. CNPT3 genome. Coding sequences within it:
- the nrdG gene encoding anaerobic ribonucleoside-triphosphate reductase-activating protein translates to MNYGQYYPVDVINGVGTRCTLFVSGCVHACRGCYNKSTWSLCSGHLFDMAMEDQIIKDLNDTRIKKQGLTLSGGDPLHPLNIDAVLQLVQRVKAQCIDKDIWVWTGYKRDELDARQRQVLTYIDVLIDGKFIQELADPNLAWRGSSNQIIHYL
- the nrdD gene encoding anaerobic ribonucleoside-triphosphate reductase, encoding MKPVVIKRDGSQVPFNALRIAEAILKASGAARCKDVDAFAIAKEVELRLQGQKEVDIHHIQDAVEASLMKSGHIELARVYIEYRHDRDIARERKSQLNSEIHGLIEQSNASLLNENANKDSKVIPTQRDLLAGIVAKHYAKSYILPRDVVRAHEAGEIHYHDLDYAPFFPMFNCMLIDVKGMFTQGFKMGNAEIEEPKSISTATAVTAQIIAQVASHIYGGTTINGIDTTLAPYVTKSHQKHLATAKKWGIKDVEEYAIAQTEKECYDAFQSLEYEVNTLHTANGQTPFVTFGFGLGTSWEARLIQTSIFKIRMAGLGKNKKTAVFPKLVFAIKEGLNLKPNDANYDIKQLALECASKRMYPDILNFDKVVSVTGSFKTPMGCRSFLGTYEENGELIHDGRNNLGVVSINLPRVALQANGDEKQFYVLLDASLKIAKKALDTRIERLSDVKASVAPILYMEGACGVRLKADDCVADIFKNGRASISLGYIGVHEASNALFGIEKDLFDDPIKQEKALKMVQYLKQATEGWTQESGYAFSLYSTPSENLCDRFCRLDAKQFGIIKGVTDKGYYTNSFHLDVEKAVNPYDKLDFEMRYPDIASGGFICYGEYPNMQNNLKALEDVWDYSYSRVPYYGTNTPIDDCYECGFHGEFDCTSKGFVCPSCGNSDAEKVSVIRRVCGYLGSPDARPFNEGKQEEVKRRVKHL
- the rsxA gene encoding electron transport complex subunit RsxA, translated to MTDYFLLFFGTVLVNNFVLVKFLGLCPVMGVSNKVETAVGMSFATTFVLTLTAALSYIVNSYLLQPLHLMYLQTLSFILVIAVVVQFTEMVMHKTSPTLYRLLGIFLPLITTNCAILGLALLNINAEHNFVESIVYGFSAGVGFSLVLVLFSSMRERLAASDVPLPFQGSSIAMITAGLMALAFMGFTGLIK